The Candidatus Omnitrophota bacterium genome has a window encoding:
- a CDS encoding O-antigen ligase family protein: MRIALFCLITLVAILWTFKKPTIGLFYFLILLFLRDGYLMERIPEIYTSWHIPMITGWLILVAWLCHVAQKQQKIRVPAEFIAMLLLGIVIYASRWHAAYPAIAVYMFDEFIRVAMLFFLMINVINNEDDLKQAAGVLVSVIFILVLYAYYRYKTEGFEYAVPSVYYVDRNFFAESIVAVLPLAFTFYEESISKWKKILFLGITGVMAGGIILTYSRGGLLAMVIVLAALFIKSRKKIMMIVTAILVLIIFLPHIGDKYTGRMGTIATYEEDPSAMIRIATWRSGINMLEKHTLLGVGAGNFNDLFIDYAPPEMKKYADYTMSIHNMFLQIFSETGLLGGGLFIFIIISSLLGLLRLRKDNNALESDKRMNLALPYALGVSLIGFCGAGFFLPGAYYGYQYIIVALLVVSKLIYTDRIKTLIAAKAVK, encoded by the coding sequence ATGCGTATAGCATTATTCTGTCTCATAACATTGGTAGCTATCCTGTGGACTTTTAAGAAGCCCACGATAGGATTATTTTATTTTTTAATACTGCTATTTTTGCGAGACGGGTATCTTATGGAGAGGATACCAGAAATATATACGAGCTGGCACATTCCGATGATCACCGGCTGGCTGATACTTGTGGCGTGGCTCTGCCATGTTGCGCAGAAGCAACAAAAAATACGGGTACCGGCTGAATTCATAGCGATGCTTCTGCTCGGTATCGTCATATACGCGTCACGGTGGCATGCTGCGTATCCGGCCATCGCTGTGTATATGTTCGATGAATTTATCAGGGTAGCGATGCTTTTTTTCCTGATGATCAACGTTATTAATAATGAAGATGATTTGAAGCAGGCAGCGGGCGTACTGGTATCGGTAATATTCATTTTGGTTCTTTACGCATATTACAGATATAAGACCGAAGGGTTCGAATACGCCGTCCCAAGCGTTTATTATGTTGATAGAAATTTTTTCGCGGAGTCCATTGTAGCTGTCCTGCCCCTGGCGTTCACATTTTATGAGGAAAGTATCAGCAAATGGAAAAAGATTTTATTTTTGGGAATAACAGGTGTTATGGCAGGAGGCATAATCCTCACATACTCCAGAGGTGGCTTATTGGCAATGGTAATAGTATTGGCTGCTCTGTTTATTAAATCCCGGAAGAAAATTATGATGATAGTAACCGCAATTCTGGTATTGATCATCTTCTTGCCGCATATAGGGGATAAATATACCGGACGAATGGGCACTATAGCAACATACGAGGAAGACCCTTCTGCCATGATAAGAATAGCGACATGGCGATCGGGCATAAATATGCTGGAGAAGCACACGTTGCTTGGAGTCGGCGCCGGTAATTTCAACGATCTCTTTATCGACTACGCTCCGCCGGAAATGAAAAAATACGCTGACTATACGATGAGCATACATAATATGTTTTTACAGATCTTTAGCGAAACAGGCCTGCTTGGCGGAGGGCTTTTTATATTTATTATCATAAGCTCATTGTTGGGGCTTTTGCGATTGAGGAAAGATAATAATGCGCTTGAAAGCGACAAAAGAATGAATCTGGCGCTTCCTTATGCCTTGGGCGTAAGTTTGATAGGTTTCTGCGGGGCGGGCTTCTTTTTACCCGGGGCCTATTACGGATACCAGTATATTATTGTCGCGTTACTCGTCGTGAGCAAGTTGATATATACAGACAGGATAAAAACGCTGATAGCCGCAAAGGCCGTAAAATGA
- a CDS encoding acyltransferase, with the protein MRILAILCYQLFAKRLPRSYEFGVIGVLSRWTRNGLCRMIIKDAPPTIFVERGADFGSGKNLVLKEYACIGENARFMGEGKITIGRHAMMGPDVMIITSDHKMKKEGFDGYVSKDVEIGDHAWIGARAIILKGVKIGKHGVIGAGAVVTCDVPDHSIVGGVPAKVIKYRSD; encoded by the coding sequence ATGAGAATTCTCGCAATACTATGTTATCAATTATTCGCTAAGCGCCTGCCGCGTTCATACGAATTTGGGGTTATAGGTGTATTGTCAAGATGGACGCGAAATGGCTTATGCAGGATGATTATTAAGGATGCGCCGCCGACAATATTTGTCGAAAGGGGCGCAGATTTCGGCAGCGGGAAGAACCTTGTTTTAAAAGAATACGCCTGCATAGGGGAAAATGCCAGATTTATGGGCGAAGGCAAAATTACGATAGGACGCCATGCGATGATGGGGCCGGATGTAATGATCATAACCAGTGATCACAAGATGAAAAAAGAAGGGTTTGATGGTTATGTGTCAAAGGATGTGGAGATAGGCGACCATGCCTGGATAGGTGCCAGGGCCATTATCCTGAAGGGTGTGAAGATAGGAAAACATGGAGTGATTGGGGCCGGAGCCGTGGTTACATGCGATGTACCGGATCATTCTATAGTTGGTGGCGTGCCAGCGAAAGTAATTAAATACCGGAGCGATTAG
- a CDS encoding glycosyltransferase, whose amino-acid sequence MHIAIVNEAYFKDSGIPTHIRAYVSELAMLGNKVSIFATDVEKSGNNGLVSFVKVRKTHHVFFKMLLFFRAIKAHLQTGKVDIIHAHDSIAFISCWLVGKIYKIPVVSTCHGTIYQKNIALDYGFRLRALYKITDRLVALLSARVVAISKEVGSILVAIGAKNRNIKVIPGIYEKSIFSIADQPKEFRTGKRTCLFVGALRPIKGVGYLVDAIPEVVKTIKDFELLLIGPAQSDQKEKVLSQINALGMGRYIKYMGYVAKKELADYYMKADLFIVPSLNEPQGLVILEAMSFALPVVASNIGGIPDMIKDGVNGLLVPPGDSGETARAIIKILSDKSLYEACSRGSWAYMNDNPSEKNAVDLVALYNDAIKESINRCPQRDDKIKVMHILLSLECGGAEKVAVNLIKKLNGDKFDFSVCVLDRTGALKDELGGSIKIECMNRKSGFDFLLPLRLAKAIRRTAPDVIHMHNSSALLYGTMAAKLAGFNNMIVTQHGSVLAESKKMQLIIKQLSKIVDKNITVSSDIEGYLKKHFGVKGEKVHTIINGIDDQLHRQDAVQRIVERRKFGLEDKVVIGHVARLSPEKDQKNLLEAFALVAEHIDNANLVIVGDGPSKRDLEDIAKKLKVWDKVIFMGFQRDIQAMLNMFDMFVLSSSREGTSLTLIEAMSTSLPVIATNVGGNPKVVDDKKTGLIVPPQDPSSLAQAMIYLCRNPKDRENMGIAGRQRVVEGFGLGKMADKYAGLYTELANK is encoded by the coding sequence ATGCACATAGCTATTGTTAACGAAGCATATTTTAAAGATTCAGGCATTCCTACTCATATCCGGGCGTATGTATCAGAACTGGCAATGCTCGGGAATAAAGTGAGCATATTTGCCACGGATGTAGAAAAATCCGGTAATAATGGTTTAGTATCATTCGTCAAGGTTAGAAAAACGCACCATGTATTTTTTAAGATGTTGCTATTTTTTCGCGCAATTAAAGCGCATCTTCAAACAGGCAAGGTAGACATTATTCATGCGCATGATAGCATAGCGTTTATATCATGCTGGCTTGTTGGAAAAATATATAAAATACCAGTAGTATCCACGTGTCATGGAACTATATATCAAAAAAATATAGCGCTTGACTATGGTTTCAGGCTAAGGGCGCTTTATAAAATTACAGACAGATTGGTCGCGTTACTTAGCGCCAGAGTAGTAGCTATTAGCAAAGAGGTAGGTAGTATTTTAGTCGCAATAGGAGCTAAGAATAGGAATATCAAGGTTATTCCGGGAATATATGAAAAGTCCATATTTTCTATAGCTGATCAGCCGAAAGAGTTTAGAACCGGCAAGAGAACATGTTTATTTGTAGGAGCCTTGCGGCCGATAAAGGGAGTCGGATATTTAGTCGACGCTATTCCAGAAGTCGTGAAAACCATAAAAGACTTTGAGTTACTGTTAATAGGTCCGGCCCAGAGCGATCAGAAGGAGAAGGTATTATCCCAAATCAATGCGTTAGGAATGGGGCGCTATATTAAATATATGGGTTATGTGGCAAAAAAGGAGTTAGCGGATTATTATATGAAAGCAGATCTTTTTATAGTGCCATCGCTCAATGAGCCTCAAGGCCTGGTCATCCTGGAGGCGATGAGTTTTGCTCTGCCAGTGGTTGCTTCCAACATAGGGGGTATCCCTGATATGATAAAAGACGGCGTTAATGGCCTGCTTGTCCCTCCCGGTGATTCCGGAGAAACTGCGCGAGCAATAATAAAAATATTGTCAGATAAATCGCTATATGAAGCATGTTCCCGCGGATCCTGGGCATACATGAATGATAACCCAAGCGAAAAAAATGCTGTTGACTTAGTTGCTCTTTACAATGATGCGATAAAGGAAAGCATTAATAGATGTCCACAACGCGATGATAAAATAAAAGTTATGCATATACTTCTCAGTCTTGAATGCGGCGGTGCCGAAAAAGTGGCAGTGAATCTTATTAAAAAGTTAAATGGAGATAAATTCGACTTTTCGGTCTGTGTTTTGGATAGGACGGGAGCGCTTAAAGATGAATTGGGGGGCAGCATAAAAATAGAGTGCATGAACAGGAAAAGCGGATTTGATTTTTTATTACCCTTAAGATTGGCGAAAGCGATAAGAAGGACAGCCCCTGATGTAATACATATGCACAATTCCTCCGCTTTATTATACGGAACAATGGCAGCAAAGCTGGCTGGTTTTAATAATATGATTGTTACGCAGCATGGCAGCGTATTGGCAGAAAGCAAAAAGATGCAGTTGATCATAAAACAGCTTTCGAAAATAGTGGATAAGAATATAACGGTATCTTCTGACATAGAAGGGTATCTTAAAAAACATTTTGGGGTTAAGGGGGAGAAGGTTCATACGATCATAAATGGTATCGACGATCAGCTGCATAGACAGGATGCTGTGCAAAGAATAGTCGAAAGAAGAAAATTTGGCCTTGAAGACAAGGTAGTCATAGGTCATGTCGCTCGGTTATCACCGGAAAAAGATCAAAAAAACCTTTTGGAGGCCTTCGCCTTGGTGGCGGAACATATTGATAATGCCAATCTGGTAATCGTGGGAGACGGCCCATCAAAGCGTGACTTAGAGGATATTGCCAAGAAGCTTAAGGTATGGGATAAAGTTATATTTATGGGGTTTCAAAGAGACATACAGGCTATGTTAAACATGTTTGATATGTTCGTGTTGTCATCCTCAAGGGAAGGAACGTCTCTGACACTTATAGAGGCCATGTCTACAAGCTTACCGGTTATAGCTACAAATGTCGGTGGCAATCCCAAGGTAGTAGACGATAAAAAAACAGGGTTAATAGTTCCGCCGCAAGATCCGTCCAGCCTGGCCCAGGCAATGATATATCTATGCAGAAATCCGAAAGATAGAGAAAATATGGGCATAGCAGGACGGCAGCGCGTGGTGGAGGGCTTTGGCCTGGGTAAGATGGCCGACAAGTATGCCGGCCTTTATACGGAGCTTGCAAATAAATGA
- a CDS encoding glycosyltransferase, protein MKVLVFTTLFPNSKMPNHGIFVKTRVKNLAKVCDVRVIAPIPHFPKININKKWFKFSQVPTEEEIDGLKVYHPRYFVMPKFCRSLYAFFMFIDVLRFVKRIKKEFDFDVIDGHFIYPDGLAAVLLGAVLRKKVIVTARGTDINWYSNFWIIRTLIRYCLKRADAVISVNSDLKNKMVELGIDADKIKVINNGVDFSKFYAMSKTEAKRALGIANNKKVLLSAGNLIETKGFHILINAFSLIKNKDAVLYIIGEGPYRKNLEALIARVGLKDRIMLVGEVPHNELYKWYSAADLFCLTSLREGWPNVILESLSCGTPALTMNKWSLSELIDKNMGILLDSYEPVTIAMAIEVAIDRQWDGKSIAGNMQNYSWDDTTSKLSELFKKTLQREDVLFFSSDDWNSGLKTSKYHIATRLARDSRVFFINSIGLRTPSVTSHDFKRVIAKIRGFFKGVKQINKNLFVYTPIAVPFQKHGFVRFMNNMIITFQIKMIMRRFNIKRPAVWTFLPNSLGVIRKIERKRIIYYCVDDMSAFKGVPADVISRLDSEMTRQADIVFAVSQELFKKKKAINENTFYSPHGVDFELFNKAVVEKGVMKPADIEDIGRPIIGFYGLISGDWIDYDLIRFLAQKRPAWSFVFVGKIDAVKEGPPRANNIYYLSVKPYEELYKYSRFFDVAMLPFNINQLTMHSHPLKILEYLSAGKPVVSIAIPEVMRYADVIEIAARYEEFLDKIERSLKLNDRNAVESRVRFASSNSWEKRFDEIQKAIAYHM, encoded by the coding sequence ATGAAAGTTTTGGTATTTACAACATTATTTCCTAACAGCAAGATGCCGAATCACGGCATATTTGTCAAAACGAGAGTTAAGAACCTGGCAAAGGTATGTGATGTGCGGGTCATTGCGCCCATACCGCATTTTCCTAAAATAAATATAAATAAGAAATGGTTTAAGTTTAGCCAGGTCCCGACAGAGGAAGAGATAGATGGATTGAAGGTATATCATCCGCGCTACTTCGTAATGCCGAAATTCTGTCGGTCGCTCTATGCTTTTTTCATGTTTATAGATGTCCTAAGATTTGTGAAAAGGATTAAGAAAGAATTTGACTTTGATGTTATAGACGGGCATTTCATCTATCCGGATGGGCTTGCCGCGGTACTATTGGGGGCGGTTTTGAGAAAAAAGGTAATAGTTACGGCGAGAGGGACAGACATTAACTGGTATTCCAATTTTTGGATAATAAGAACCCTGATACGATATTGCCTGAAGAGGGCAGATGCTGTCATATCGGTAAATAGTGATCTAAAAAATAAGATGGTAGAATTAGGAATAGATGCAGATAAGATAAAAGTTATAAATAACGGAGTTGATTTTAGCAAATTCTATGCTATGTCAAAAACAGAAGCGAAACGCGCTTTGGGCATAGCTAATAATAAAAAGGTGTTATTATCAGCCGGTAATCTTATCGAAACAAAAGGATTTCATATTTTAATAAACGCTTTTTCGCTTATTAAAAATAAAGATGCCGTTCTCTATATTATAGGAGAAGGCCCTTATAGAAAAAATTTGGAAGCGCTTATAGCAAGGGTCGGCTTGAAAGATAGAATAATGCTTGTTGGAGAGGTGCCGCATAATGAGCTTTATAAATGGTATTCTGCGGCTGATTTATTCTGCCTGACAAGTTTACGTGAGGGGTGGCCAAACGTCATACTTGAATCTTTATCCTGCGGTACACCGGCCCTTACTATGAATAAGTGGAGCCTATCCGAACTTATCGATAAAAACATGGGAATTTTGCTGGATTCTTATGAGCCGGTGACGATAGCTATGGCTATAGAAGTTGCCATAGACAGGCAGTGGGATGGGAAGAGTATAGCGGGTAATATGCAGAATTACAGCTGGGATGATACCACCAGTAAGTTATCGGAATTATTCAAAAAAACATTGCAAAGAGAAGATGTCTTATTTTTCTCATCAGATGACTGGAATAGCGGCCTTAAGACGAGTAAATATCATATAGCAACCAGGCTGGCCAGGGATAGCAGGGTTTTCTTCATAAATTCTATAGGCTTAAGAACCCCATCTGTTACATCGCATGACTTTAAAAGAGTGATTGCGAAAATACGCGGATTTTTTAAAGGAGTCAAACAAATTAATAAGAATCTTTTTGTGTATACTCCGATAGCCGTTCCATTCCAGAAACATGGTTTTGTGCGATTTATGAATAATATGATAATAACCTTTCAAATAAAGATGATCATGCGCAGATTTAATATCAAAAGGCCAGCGGTATGGACATTTTTGCCGAATTCATTGGGCGTTATAAGAAAGATCGAAAGAAAACGCATTATCTATTATTGCGTCGATGATATGAGCGCGTTTAAAGGGGTTCCGGCAGATGTTATCAGCCGTCTGGATAGCGAGATGACAAGGCAGGCGGATATTGTATTTGCCGTTTCACAGGAGCTATTCAAAAAGAAGAAGGCAATAAATGAGAATACGTTTTATTCGCCTCACGGTGTTGACTTTGAACTTTTTAATAAGGCGGTGGTGGAAAAAGGTGTTATGAAACCGGCAGATATCGAAGATATAGGGCGCCCTATCATAGGATTCTACGGTCTGATATCCGGCGATTGGATAGATTATGATCTTATTCGTTTTCTTGCGCAAAAAAGGCCGGCTTGGTCATTTGTATTCGTAGGCAAGATAGATGCGGTTAAAGAAGGGCCGCCGAGGGCCAATAATATTTACTATTTGTCTGTGAAGCCCTATGAGGAACTATACAAATACAGCCGTTTCTTTGATGTCGCGATGTTGCCATTTAATATAAATCAGCTTACCATGCATTCGCATCCTTTGAAGATACTTGAATATTTGTCAGCGGGCAAGCCGGTGGTTTCGATAGCAATTCCTGAAGTCATGAGATATGCCGATGTTATAGAAATAGCAGCCCGTTATGAAGAATTTTTAGATAAGATAGAAAGATCGCTTAAGCTTAACGACAGGAATGCTGTGGAGAGCCGTGTAAGATTTGCATCTTCCAACTCATGGGAAAAGAGATTCGATGAAATACAAAAAGCCATTGCTTATCACATGTAG
- a CDS encoding heparinase II/III family protein: MKYKKPLLITCSIIFAGLIIAKCGNMPALAQARAFIEKAERHTHALQGIKNKVDAVKETFEVKAPSINIDVDAAKNGPIYGDPEGLVRVKALEAKLHNIGIKKDHPRIFLDPDNINVCRQRILRRHPAFNNIIDLAEKGDIVNLAFLYLMREHDNPATALRCSKEVIRMLVDNDPTTGDKRFVGREIAKMALAFDWIYNAMTDSQRKYVAEKLSNLAGIKKRAKAIREGLKETGETFHREDWMFDSYRAWPEIALAHHVPDAEFVYKSRWNHDWFWGDAARMYAYAADGTPFEGYYAGADGVDWFLALKSATGINLIDGEDYPWFKNTAYYIFYRLDLERGREALHHGVTIGGAGCISYTEGSVAWKMKKFLGRTLPLAYENPYIKWVGNHQIGVSDWILTTTGYGGLEELGPIASVLFDDLHAESISPNDAAYENFPYAKLFSGGDEAYMRSGWTGKPTIIGFRSAPAYTKTSHGDFDVNTFVIYKDGVLAPDSGVYDAYVGQSNYFCYQKNTAAHNNILVIDPFRPDEPKKFGTAPDPGGVDFVFTRTFGASSRFGREDEFLHNPHADWADLAAFKTTPNYDYVVGKANKAYRDRLDKYYRTLVFIRKGNGGYLIVYDQLKLKNKNYQIKWLLHLVTEPVIKGQIVKSEVPGHIEIYKGYYLNAKNVFNTSSLFLKTLKPENYLIRKVGGSGYEYWVDGSKPKNYPVADSEKKRIEEQMGGKWQEAGTWRIEIMPQDKRDQHDFINVFYIGDADEQPNPNAISLKEDASSYIINIEDELAPTTVTFLKGEEPKGSIIIKDKINDTFPDVKKR; this comes from the coding sequence ATGAAATACAAAAAGCCATTGCTTATCACATGTAGTATTATTTTTGCGGGTTTAATCATTGCCAAGTGTGGAAATATGCCCGCGCTGGCTCAGGCAAGAGCGTTTATAGAAAAAGCCGAGCGGCATACACATGCGCTTCAGGGAATAAAAAATAAGGTTGACGCGGTAAAAGAGACATTTGAGGTCAAGGCGCCATCAATAAATATAGATGTGGATGCCGCGAAGAACGGGCCTATCTACGGCGATCCGGAAGGGCTCGTGCGGGTCAAGGCACTTGAGGCAAAATTGCATAATATCGGGATAAAGAAAGACCACCCCAGAATATTCCTAGATCCTGATAATATAAATGTATGCAGGCAGCGTATCCTCAGGCGTCATCCGGCATTTAATAACATCATAGATCTTGCCGAGAAAGGCGATATTGTTAATCTGGCGTTCCTATATCTTATGAGGGAACATGATAATCCTGCTACAGCGTTACGGTGTTCAAAAGAGGTTATCAGGATGCTCGTGGATAATGATCCTACGACCGGCGACAAAAGATTTGTCGGCAGAGAGATCGCCAAGATGGCGCTTGCCTTTGATTGGATATATAACGCCATGACAGATTCCCAGAGGAAGTATGTGGCCGAGAAATTATCTAACCTGGCAGGCATTAAAAAAAGAGCCAAAGCTATCAGGGAAGGATTAAAAGAGACGGGCGAGACATTTCATCGTGAGGACTGGATGTTTGATTCTTACCGGGCGTGGCCGGAAATTGCACTTGCGCACCATGTTCCGGATGCGGAATTTGTCTATAAATCGAGATGGAACCATGATTGGTTTTGGGGAGACGCGGCGAGAATGTATGCGTATGCCGCAGACGGAACGCCTTTTGAGGGGTATTATGCAGGCGCGGATGGCGTAGATTGGTTTCTTGCGCTTAAGTCCGCTACCGGTATAAATTTAATAGACGGGGAAGATTACCCATGGTTTAAGAATACCGCTTACTATATATTCTATAGGCTGGATTTAGAGAGAGGGAGAGAGGCTTTACATCACGGTGTTACTATCGGAGGCGCTGGCTGTATTTCATATACAGAGGGATCGGTTGCATGGAAGATGAAAAAATTTTTAGGAAGGACCCTTCCCCTTGCCTACGAAAATCCATATATAAAATGGGTGGGCAATCATCAAATAGGTGTTTCGGATTGGATTCTTACAACGACCGGTTATGGCGGGCTGGAGGAGCTTGGCCCTATAGCAAGCGTCCTGTTTGATGACCTGCATGCCGAGAGTATTAGTCCTAATGATGCTGCGTATGAAAACTTTCCATACGCAAAATTATTTTCGGGAGGAGATGAAGCGTATATGAGAAGTGGATGGACCGGGAAGCCCACGATAATTGGATTTAGATCCGCCCCTGCTTATACAAAAACAAGTCATGGCGATTTTGATGTTAATACTTTTGTTATTTATAAGGATGGCGTCCTCGCTCCGGATTCAGGTGTTTACGATGCATATGTCGGCCAATCCAATTATTTTTGCTACCAGAAGAATACAGCTGCCCATAATAATATTTTGGTGATAGACCCTTTTAGGCCTGATGAGCCAAAAAAGTTTGGGACAGCACCTGATCCCGGAGGTGTTGATTTTGTTTTTACCAGAACCTTTGGCGCATCCAGCCGCTTTGGCAGGGAGGATGAATTTTTGCATAATCCACACGCGGATTGGGCGGATCTCGCGGCTTTTAAAACTACGCCAAATTATGATTATGTGGTGGGTAAGGCTAACAAGGCCTATAGAGACAGGCTGGATAAATATTATAGGACACTCGTATTTATAAGAAAAGGTAATGGTGGATATCTAATAGTTTATGATCAACTGAAACTAAAAAACAAAAATTATCAGATAAAATGGCTCCTTCACTTGGTAACAGAGCCGGTTATAAAAGGTCAAATAGTAAAGAGTGAAGTGCCCGGCCACATAGAAATATATAAAGGTTATTATTTAAATGCTAAAAATGTATTTAATACGTCGAGCTTGTTTCTTAAAACGTTAAAACCGGAAAATTATCTTATCAGAAAAGTGGGCGGGTCGGGTTATGAATATTGGGTAGATGGCTCTAAGCCAAAGAACTACCCTGTGGCTGATAGCGAGAAAAAAAGGATAGAGGAGCAGATGGGTGGAAAATGGCAGGAAGCCGGAACTTGGCGCATAGAGATTATGCCTCAAGATAAAAGAGATCAGCACGATTTTATAAATGTATTTTATATAGGCGATGCCGATGAACAGCCAAATCCTAACGCCATCTCGCTAAAAGAGGATGCTTCAAGTTATATCATAAATATAGAGGATGAGCTTGCGCCGACAACTGTAACGTTTTTAAAGGGCGAAGAGCCCAAGGGAAGTATAATTATTAAAGATAAAATAAATGATACCTTTCCCGATGTTAAGAAGAGATAA
- a CDS encoding polysaccharide deacetylase family protein, whose translation MSLLRKIEQLFGNFTVHNGIVVLTYHRVNDALPRSALVVDPKEFSAQMLFLSAYRNAFQIIGVDEMLGWFNHAPMKDNKKTKIVITFDDGYKDNYTHAFPVLRKYCFPATIFLTTGRINSEGKEYLNTSEIDEMMRAGITFGAHTRTHPYLSRIDTKQINEELADSHRALENIAGKQSVPFCYPYGDYNEYVKNTVKATGFSCAFSVSPGINYPGQDIFEIKRIDILGNDNFSSFKYKITDKYENSCVPLNRG comes from the coding sequence ATGAGTTTATTAAGAAAGATAGAACAGTTATTTGGCAATTTCACAGTTCATAATGGTATCGTCGTATTGACATATCATAGGGTGAATGATGCGCTCCCAAGATCTGCCCTCGTTGTGGACCCTAAAGAATTCTCAGCTCAAATGTTATTTTTGAGCGCCTATAGGAATGCTTTTCAGATTATTGGAGTAGATGAGATGCTGGGATGGTTCAATCACGCGCCGATGAAGGATAATAAAAAGACTAAAATAGTGATAACATTTGATGATGGATACAAGGATAATTATACTCATGCATTTCCTGTATTAAGAAAGTATTGTTTTCCCGCAACAATATTTTTGACCACAGGCCGTATAAATAGCGAGGGCAAGGAATATCTTAATACAAGTGAAATAGATGAAATGATGAGGGCGGGAATAACCTTTGGAGCGCATACGAGGACACATCCGTATCTGTCCAGGATAGATACGAAGCAGATCAATGAGGAGCTGGCCGATTCGCATAGAGCCTTGGAAAATATTGCGGGTAAGCAGAGCGTACCCTTCTGCTATCCGTATGGAGATTATAATGAATACGTAAAAAATACGGTAAAAGCAACCGGGTTTTCCTGCGCCTTTTCAGTAAGCCCGGGTATAAATTATCCCGGCCAGGATATCTTTGAGATAAAGAGGATAGATATTCTTGGTAATGATAATTTTTCATCGTTTAAATATAAGATAACGGATAAATATGAAAACTCTTGCGTACCACTCAATAGGGGATAG
- a CDS encoding polysaccharide deacetylase family protein: MEYLSALKDRPLLTFDDGDITNYTKALPILKEFGMRASFFIIGEWVGKNGYMDWSQIKNLQDNGMTIGAHGMTHRILTELNDDELSYELMESKRLLEEHLDCSIATLSIPRGFYNKRVMDKAKEIGYDTIFTSDDRIVIRSDWDLNRFMNIINNGPSFIDRTKKFIKNSARRTLGDKNYDKIRSGLLK, translated from the coding sequence ATGGAGTATCTGTCTGCATTAAAGGACAGGCCTTTGCTGACGTTTGATGATGGAGACATAACCAATTATACCAAAGCGCTGCCTATTCTCAAAGAATTCGGGATGAGAGCGAGTTTTTTTATAATAGGAGAATGGGTAGGTAAAAATGGATACATGGATTGGAGTCAGATAAAAAATTTGCAGGATAACGGAATGACTATTGGCGCGCATGGCATGACGCACAGGATATTAACAGAACTTAACGATGACGAGCTATCTTATGAGTTAATGGAATCAAAACGCCTTCTGGAAGAGCATTTGGATTGTAGTATTGCCACGTTATCCATCCCCCGCGGTTTTTATAATAAAAGGGTTATGGATAAGGCCAAGGAGATTGGTTACGACACAATATTTACATCAGATGATAGGATTGTCATAAGATCCGATTGGGATTTAAATCGTTTTATGAATATAATTAATAACGGCCCTTCATTTATTGATAGAACCAAAAAATTTATAAAAAATTCAGCCAGAAGAACATTAGGCGATAAAAATTATGACAAGATAAGGTCGGGGCTATTAAAATGA